From Deltaproteobacteria bacterium:
CGCGGCACGGCGTGGAACGCACGCAACGAAGGCGAGCGCGCGCTCCGCCGCGGTCAGCGCGGCCGGGTGACGCGGGTGGACGGGCTGACGCTCTGGCTTCAGCCGGAGTAGGAGGGCACATGCTGTCGGGCGCGCTGATCGTCTTCCTGGTGCTGGCGGTCCTGATCCTCTTCGTCCTCTCGCGTACCGCCGTCGTCGTGCCGCAGCAGAGCGCGTTCGTGGTCGAGCGGCTCGGCCGCTACCGGGCCACGCTCGACGCGGGCTTCCACATCCTCCTCCCCTTCGTCGACGGGATCCGCTACCGCCACTCGCTCAAGGAGAACGCCCTCGATATCCCGGAGCAGATCTGCATCACGAAGGACAACGTCCAAGTGCACGTCGACGGCGTCCTCTACCTGAAGGTGATGAATCCCGAGCGGGCCTCCTACGGCGTGGCGGACTATCTCTTCGCGATCACCCAGCTCGCGCAGACGGCGCTGCGCAGCGAGATCGGCAAGATCGAGCTCGACCGCACCTTCGAGGAGCGCACGCACATCAACCTCGAGGTGGTGAACGAGCTCGACAAGGCGACCGAGCCGTGGGGCATCAAGGTGCTGCGCTACGAGATCAAGAACATCACGCCGCCGGCCGACGTGCTCGCCGCCATGGAGAAGCAGATGCGGGCCGAGCGCGAGAAGCGCGCCGTGATCCTCACCTCGGAGGGCCAGCGCGACGCCGCGATCAACAGCGCCGAGGGCGAGAAGCAGCAGGTCATCAAGGCGTCCGAGGCGAAGAAGCAGCAGCAGATCAACGAGGCCGAGGGACAGGCGGCCGCGATCCTCGCCGTCGCCGACGCGACCGCCGAGGGCATCCGCAAGGTGGCCGAGGCGATCAACCTGCCGGGCGGCTACGAGGCGGTGCAGCTGCGGGTTGCCGAGCAGTACATCGGCCAGTTCGGTCAGCTGGCGAAGGAGAGCAACACCATGGTGCTGCCCGCCAGCGTCGCCGACGTCGGCTCGATGATCGCGCTCGCGATGAACGTGATCGGGCGCCACCCGAACGGACCCGGGGCAAACCGGGAGGCCTGATACCTTCCTGCTCCCGCCGGCCCGCCGCTGCACACGGCTGGGAGAATTCCCCCACGGTGCTGGGGCAGAACCCCCAGCCCCATGCGTACCTCCCATCATCCGATGCGGGAAGTCGAGCGGGCACCGTCATTGCACTGAAGGTCCGCGGACAGTCGTGCCCGGACGAGCCCCTGGCCCCTCCCCTGCCAGTGGGCTCGTCCGGGGCCGCGGCGGCGGCTACCCTGGCCGGGGATGCTCGACGCCTTCGAGCGCGACGTCCAGGCGCTCGCGCGCCGGATCACCGAGGCCGCCGGCTCCGAGCAGCCGCGCGTCTACCACCTCGGCTGGTGGAGCGAGCGGCTCCTCGAGTGGGCCATGGCGCATCCGCGCTTCAAGACCCAGCTCTTCCGCTTCGTCGACGTCTTTCCCGCCTGCCACGACGACGCAGACGTCCTGCGGCACCTCGAGGAGTACTTCGACGGCGTCGAGATGCCGCGCGCCCTCCGCCTCGGTCTCGGGCTGACGGAGCGCGTGCCCTTCGGCGCCGGGATCTCGGCGGCGGCCGCGCGACGCAACGTGCGGCGGATGGCGCGGCAGCTGATCGTCGGTGCCGCGCCCGAGGATGCGCTCCCGCGGCTCGAGCGTCTGTGGCGCGCCGGCGAGGCATCGACCGTCGACCTGCTGGGCGAGCACATCGTCACCGAAGCCGAGGCGGACCGCTACGCGGCGCGTGTGGCGGCGATGCTCGAGGCGCTCGTCTCGGCGACTCGGACATGGCCCGCGGCGCCGCTGCTCGAGCGCGACCCCTGGGGCCTCGTGCCGCGCGTCAACGTGTCGGTCAAGCCGACGGCGCTGACGCCGCTCTTCGCACCGCCGACCGCCGCCGAAGGG
This genomic window contains:
- a CDS encoding paraslipin: MLSGALIVFLVLAVLILFVLSRTAVVVPQQSAFVVERLGRYRATLDAGFHILLPFVDGIRYRHSLKENALDIPEQICITKDNVQVHVDGVLYLKVMNPERASYGVADYLFAITQLAQTALRSEIGKIELDRTFEERTHINLEVVNELDKATEPWGIKVLRYEIKNITPPADVLAAMEKQMRAEREKRAVILTSEGQRDAAINSAEGEKQQVIKASEAKKQQQINEAEGQAAAILAVADATAEGIRKVAEAINLPGGYEAVQLRVAEQYIGQFGQLAKESNTMVLPASVADVGSMIALAMNVIGRHPNGPGANREA